A genomic region of Xanthomonas campestris pv. phormiicola contains the following coding sequences:
- a CDS encoding DUF2267 domain-containing protein: MTWPFAYQNASLEFERFMVDARDFSDLATTNMAWNMVVGVLHTFRRRLTVEQGLRFADILPPVLRALFVEGWDSEAPILAFGPDEELLAEVRSVRAAHNFAPPNAVRAVAQALRRHVDNVELDRILATLPAGASAFWSIAPSVRGA; encoded by the coding sequence ATGACATGGCCCTTCGCATACCAAAACGCATCGCTGGAGTTCGAGCGCTTCATGGTCGATGCGCGCGACTTTTCGGATCTGGCGACCACCAACATGGCCTGGAACATGGTGGTCGGCGTGCTGCATACCTTCCGGCGTCGCCTCACGGTCGAGCAAGGGCTCCGTTTCGCCGACATCCTGCCGCCCGTGCTGCGCGCATTGTTCGTAGAAGGCTGGGACAGCGAGGCGCCGATTCTGGCGTTCGGCCCGGACGAGGAGTTGTTGGCGGAAGTCCGTTCGGTTCGCGCCGCGCACAATTTCGCCCCGCCCAACGCGGTGCGGGCCGTCGCGCAGGCATTGCGCAGGCATGTCGACAACGTGGAGCTGGACCGGATACTGGCGACGCTGCCTGCCGGTGCGAGCGCGTTCTGGTCCATCGCGCCGTCCGTGCGCGGCGCCTGA
- a CDS encoding LysE family translocator produces the protein MSLHVWWMFLLTVFVLSGTPGPNMLHVMTRSVRFGVRRSLLAVVLVLLASAAGLGAVLEASPRVFEVLRYAGVGYLLWLGIAAWRSGEAPLDPQSAPPLAASLSPLQLFRGGLAIGLSNPKLLLFAAAFLPQFVDRTQPQWPQFAILVATFAACELFWYAVYGIGGHGIRRSLSRPGLRRLFDRVVGTIFIGFGIVLLRFRPQ, from the coding sequence ATGAGCCTGCATGTCTGGTGGATGTTCCTGCTGACCGTGTTCGTGTTGTCGGGCACGCCCGGGCCGAACATGCTGCACGTGATGACGCGCAGCGTGCGTTTCGGCGTGCGCCGCAGCCTGCTGGCGGTGGTGCTGGTGCTGCTGGCGTCGGCAGCGGGCCTGGGTGCGGTGCTGGAGGCGTCGCCACGCGTGTTCGAGGTGCTGCGCTACGCCGGCGTCGGCTATCTGCTGTGGCTGGGCATCGCCGCCTGGCGCAGCGGGGAGGCGCCGCTGGACCCGCAGAGCGCACCGCCCCTGGCCGCGTCGCTGTCGCCGCTGCAGCTGTTCCGTGGCGGCCTGGCGATCGGACTGAGCAATCCCAAACTGCTGTTGTTCGCCGCCGCGTTCCTGCCGCAGTTCGTCGACAGGACCCAACCGCAGTGGCCGCAGTTCGCGATCCTGGTCGCCACCTTCGCCGCATGCGAGCTGTTCTGGTACGCGGTCTACGGCATCGGCGGACACGGCATCCGCCGCTCTCTGTCCCGGCCCGGCCTGCGTCGGCTGTTCGACCGCGTCGTCGGGACCATCTTCATCGGCTTCGGCATCGTGCTGTTGCGCTTCCGGCCGCAGTAG
- a CDS encoding class 1 fructose-bisphosphatase: MSRTSLTRFLIEEQHAGRIGPELRQLITIVSRACKRISIAVSKGALGGVLGDAGTGNVQGEAQKKLDVLSNDILLEANAWGGHLAACASEEMDHSQPVPDKYPSGDFLLLFDPLDGSSNIDVNVSVGTIFSVLRAPPGTDKPGDEHFLQPGTAQVAAGYCIYGPSTMLVLTLGHGTHAFTLEREEGSFLLTQADMRIPEDTAEFAINMSNQRHWEAPMQHYVADLLAGDEGPRGKNFNMRWIASMVADVHRILTRGGIFIYPWDKKDPGKPGKLRLMYEANPMGLLVEQAGGAASTGRARILDIQPDQLHQRVPVFLGSKHEVAEAVRYHVEHDQAQG; the protein is encoded by the coding sequence ATGTCGCGAACCTCGCTGACCCGCTTCCTGATCGAAGAACAGCACGCCGGCCGCATCGGCCCGGAGCTGCGCCAGCTCATCACCATCGTCTCGCGCGCCTGCAAGCGCATCTCCATCGCGGTCAGCAAGGGCGCCCTGGGCGGCGTGCTCGGCGACGCCGGTACCGGCAACGTGCAGGGCGAGGCGCAGAAGAAGCTGGACGTGCTCAGCAACGACATCCTGCTCGAAGCCAACGCCTGGGGCGGGCATCTGGCCGCCTGCGCGTCGGAAGAGATGGACCACAGCCAGCCGGTGCCGGACAAGTATCCCAGCGGCGATTTCCTGCTGTTGTTCGATCCGCTGGACGGCAGCTCCAACATCGACGTCAACGTCTCCGTCGGCACCATCTTCTCGGTGCTGCGCGCGCCGCCCGGCACCGACAAGCCCGGCGACGAACACTTCCTGCAGCCGGGCACCGCCCAGGTCGCCGCCGGCTACTGCATCTACGGCCCCAGCACGATGCTGGTGCTGACCCTGGGCCACGGCACCCACGCCTTCACCCTGGAACGCGAGGAAGGCAGCTTCCTGCTGACCCAGGCCGACATGCGCATTCCCGAGGACACCGCCGAGTTCGCGATCAACATGTCCAACCAGCGCCACTGGGAAGCGCCGATGCAGCACTACGTGGCCGACCTGCTCGCCGGCGACGAAGGCCCGCGCGGCAAGAACTTCAACATGCGCTGGATCGCCAGCATGGTCGCCGACGTGCACCGCATCCTGACCCGCGGCGGCATCTTCATCTATCCGTGGGACAAGAAAGACCCCGGCAAACCCGGCAAGCTGCGCCTGATGTACGAAGCCAACCCGATGGGCCTGCTGGTCGAACAGGCCGGCGGCGCCGCCAGCACCGGCCGCGCGCGCATCCTCGACATTCAACCCGACCAGCTGCACCAGCGCGTGCCGGTATTCCTGGGCTCGAAGCACGAGGTGGCCGAGGCGGTGCGGTACCACGTGGAGCACGACCAGGCGCAGGGCTGA
- a CDS encoding aspartate/tyrosine/aromatic aminotransferase produces the protein MSFFANVEQVPGDPILGLTEAYNADSRPTKVNLGVGIYYDESGRIPLLRAVQQIERQLAQDAKPRGYLPIDGLPAYDLATQKLLFGAESPLLAAGRVATSQTIGGSGALRVGADLLKKLLSTSTIAISNPSWENHRAVFSAAGFDVVDYTYFDAATHGLNFDGMLADLNKLAPGTVVLLHACCHNPTGADLTQEQWRSVAALLKERQLFPFVDIAYQGFDKGIDEDAYAVRLLAEAGVDSYVVASSYSKSFSLYGERVGALSVVSATAAESKAVQSQVKRIIRTIYSSPSTHGAALVAGVLTSPELRAMWEQELTEMRERIHALRAGMVQKLAALGAPEFGFIQQQAGMFSYSGLSKAQVDRLREEFGIYAVGTGRICVAALSQANLDYVTQAVATVHKG, from the coding sequence GCGTGGGCATCTATTACGACGAGAGCGGCCGCATCCCGCTGCTGCGCGCCGTCCAGCAGATCGAACGGCAGCTGGCGCAGGACGCCAAACCGCGCGGCTACCTGCCGATCGACGGCCTGCCGGCGTACGACCTGGCCACGCAGAAACTGCTGTTCGGCGCCGAGTCGCCGCTGCTGGCCGCCGGCCGCGTCGCCACCTCGCAGACCATCGGCGGCAGCGGCGCGCTGCGCGTGGGCGCGGACCTGCTGAAGAAGCTGCTGTCCACCTCGACCATCGCCATCAGCAACCCGAGCTGGGAGAACCACCGCGCGGTGTTCTCGGCCGCCGGCTTCGACGTGGTCGACTACACCTATTTCGATGCGGCCACGCACGGCCTGAACTTCGACGGCATGCTCGCCGACCTGAACAAGCTCGCGCCGGGCACCGTGGTGCTGCTGCACGCCTGCTGCCACAACCCGACCGGTGCCGACCTGACCCAGGAGCAGTGGCGCAGCGTCGCCGCGCTGCTGAAGGAACGCCAGCTGTTCCCGTTCGTCGACATCGCCTACCAGGGCTTCGACAAGGGCATCGACGAAGACGCCTACGCGGTGCGCCTGCTGGCCGAAGCCGGCGTGGACAGCTACGTGGTCGCCAGCTCGTACTCCAAGTCGTTCTCGCTGTACGGCGAGCGCGTCGGCGCGCTGTCGGTGGTCTCGGCCACCGCGGCCGAGAGCAAGGCGGTGCAGTCGCAGGTCAAGCGCATCATCCGCACCATCTACTCCAGCCCGTCCACCCACGGCGCCGCGCTGGTGGCCGGCGTGCTCACCAGCCCCGAGCTGCGCGCGATGTGGGAGCAGGAACTGACCGAGATGCGCGAACGCATCCACGCGCTGCGCGCCGGCATGGTGCAGAAGCTGGCCGCCCTCGGCGCGCCGGAGTTCGGCTTCATCCAGCAGCAGGCCGGCATGTTCTCGTACTCGGGCCTGAGCAAGGCGCAGGTGGACCGGCTGCGCGAAGAGTTCGGCATCTATGCCGTCGGCACCGGCCGCATCTGCGTGGCTGCGCTGAGCCAGGCCAACCTGGACTACGTGACCCAGGCCGTGGCCACCGTGCACAAGGGCTGA